A stretch of the Argentina anserina chromosome 6, drPotAnse1.1, whole genome shotgun sequence genome encodes the following:
- the LOC126801221 gene encoding protein DEFECTIVE IN EXINE FORMATION 1, translating into MKSGGIRVIFLICLILCDASKFVRGGDEPAKNKFREREASDDNLGYPNIDEDALLNTQCPAKLELRWQTEVSSSVYATPLISDINSDGKLEIVVPSFVHYLEVLEGSDGDKLPGWPAFHQSTVHASPLLYDIDKDGVREIALATYNGEVLFFRVSGYMMVDKLVVPRRKIKKNWYGGLHPDPVDRTHPDVHDDLLVMEATKMNATPHESSTEVNKSSTVATESHPAVNTSTPVSNDSRPDVNTFTTVSKESDPGLNTSAPITNKSHLSMVNASNPEIEEKANSSQLETDIKLPTSTDNTTVKNVSVETLAGNGTSSGRRLLEDKSQDGGSESKDNSNEDIPVATVENDGLLEEDAESSFELLRDNDELADEYNYDYDDYVDEKMWGDEEWAEEQHEKIEDYVNVDAHILCTPVIADIDNDGVSEMVVAVSYFFDHEYYDNPEHMKELGGIEIGKYVAGSIVVFNLDTKQVKWTADLDMSTDTGTFRAYIYSSPTVVDLDGDGNLDILVGTSFGLFYVLDHHGKVREKFPLEMAEIQGAVVAADINDDGKIELVTTDTHGNVAAWTAQGVEIWETHVKSLVPQGPTIGDVDGDGRTDVVVPTVSGNIYVLSGKDGSIVRPYPFKTHGRVMSQVLLVDLSKKGEKKKGLTLATTSFDGYLYLIDGPTACADVVDIGETSYSMVLADNVDGGDDLDLIVSTMNGNIYCFSTPASHHPLKAWRVPSQGRNHPAYRYNRQGIFVKHSSRAFRDEEGKNFWVEIEIIDDYRYPSGLQAPYNVSTTLLVPGNYQGERRIKKNQIFNRPGKYRIKLPTVSVRTTGTVVVEMVDKNGLYFTDDFSLTFHMYYYRLLKWLLVLPMIGMFGVLVILRPQEAMPLPSFSRNTD; encoded by the exons ATGAAATCCGGCGGGATTCGCGTGATTTTCCTGATCTGTTTAATCCTCTGCGACGCCTCCAAATTCGTCCGCGGCGGCGATGAGCCGGCCAAGAACAAGTTCCGGGAACGGGAGGCCAGCGACGACAACCTCGGCTATCCAAACAT AGATGAGGATGCGTTGTTGAATACACAGTGCCCGGCGAAATTGGAGCTTCGATGGCAAACGGAAGTTAGCTCCAGTGTTTATGCTACTCCATTGATCTCAGATATCAATAG TGATGGAAAGCTCGAGATTGTGGTGCCGTCTTTTGTTCACTATCTTGAAGTTTTGGAAGGCTCCGACGGAGACAAACTCCCCG GTTGGCCTGCTTTCCATCAGTCGACTGTACATGCAAGTCCTCTTTTGTATGATATTGATAAGGATGGTGTGAGAGAGATAGCTTTAGCAACCTACAATGGTGAAGTTCTCTTTTTCAG GGTTTCAGGCTACATGATGGTAGATAAACTAGTAGTACCTcgtaggaaaataaaaaagaattggTATGGGGGTTTGCATCCAGATCCTGTTGATCGTACTCATCCAGATGTTCATGATGACCTTCTAGTCATGGAAGCCACTAAAATGAATGCAACTCCTC ATGAAAGTTCAACTGAAGTCAACAAGTCTAGTACTGTTGCAACAGAAAGTCATCCTGCTGTCAACACATCAACTCCAGTTTCAAATGACAGCCGCCCTGATGTAAATACTTTTACTACTGTTTCAAAAGAAAGTGATCCTGGTTTAAATACTTCAGCTCCTATTACGAACAAAAGCCACCTTAGCATGGTCAACGCATCAAATCCAGAGATTGAGGAAAAAGCAAATTCAAGTCAATTAGAAACAGACATCAAGCTTCCTACAAGCACAGATAATACAACCGTCAAAAATGTGTCAGTGGAAACTCTTGCTGGAAACGGAACTAGTTCTGGAAGACGGCTTTTGGAAGACAAATCACAGGATGGTGGTTCTGAATCCAAAGATAATAGTAACGAGGACATTCCTGTTGCCACTGTAGAAAATGATGGTCTTCTTGAAGAGGATGCTGAGTCATCGTTTGAGTTACTCCGTGACAATGATGAACTGGCCGATGAGTACAACTATGACTATGACGATTATGTTGATGAGAAAATGTGGGGAGATGAGGAGTGGGCTGAAGAGCAACATGAGAAAATAGAAGATTATGTCAATGTTGACGCACACATCTTGTGCACACCT GTCATAGCAGACATTGACAATGATGGAGTATCAGAAATGGTTGTTGCCGTGTCTTACTTCTTTGATCACGA GTACTATGACAACCCAGAGCATATGAAGGAATTGGGTGGCATTGAAATAGGAAAGTATGTAGCTGGTTCCATTGTTGTTTTCAACCTTGATACGAAGCAAGTGAAGTGGACTGCTGATCTAGATATGAGTACAGATACTGGAACGTTCCGTGCTTACATATATTCATCTCCAACTGTCGTTGATTTGGATGGCGATGGGAACCTGGACATTCTTGTCGGAACTTCGTTTGGCTTGTTTTATGTGTTAGATCATCATG GTAAGGTGAGGGAAAAGTTTCCTCTTGAAATGGCTGAAATTCAAGGAGCTGTTGTTGCTGCTGATATTAATGATGATGGAAAAATTGAACTAGTGACTACCGATACTCATGGAAATGTTGCTGCGTGGACTGCTCAAGGAGTAGAAATTTGGGAAACACATGTTAAGAGCCTAGTTCCCCAG GGTCCGACTATTGGTGATGTTGATGGGGATGGCCGTACtgatgttgtggttccaacaGTATCAGGGAACATATACGTTCTTAGTGGCAAAGATGGGTCGATTGTTCGTCCTTATCCATTTAAAACTCATGGGAGAGttatgagtcaagttctgttGGTGGACTTGAGTAAAAaaggagagaaaaagaagggacTCACTCTCGCTACAACATCGTTTGATGGATATTTATACCTTATTGATGGACCAACAGCATGTGCAGATGTTGTTGATATTGGTGAAACTTC ATATAGCATGGTCTTAGCAGATAATGTTGACGGTGGCGACGATCTTGATCTTATTGTTTCAACCATGAATGGCAATATTTATTGCTTCTCGACTCCTGCTTCACATCATCCCCTCAAG GCATGGAGAGTACCTAGTCAGGGGAGAAATCATCCTGCATATAGATACAACCGTCAAGGTATCTTTGTTAAACATTCATCCAGAGCTTTTCGTGACGAAGAGGGTAAGAACTTTTGGGTGGAGATTGAGATCATAGATGACTATCGATACCCATCTGGGTTGCAAGCCCCATATAATGTTTCA ACAACCTTGTTGGTTCCTGGTAATTACCAAGGAGAGAGAAGGATAAAGAAAAACCAGATCTTCAATCGTCCTGGAAAGTATCGTATAAAGCTTCCAACAGTTAGCGTGAGAACTACTGGGACTGTGGTGGTCGAGATGGTTGACAAGAATGGACTCTATTTTACAGATGATTTCTCCCTCACATTCCATATGTATTACTACAGACTGTTGAAGTGGCTGCTTGTCCTGCCAATGATTGGGATGTTTGGTGTGCTTGTAATCCTTCGTCCACAGGAAGCTATGCCTCTGCCATCATTTTCACGTAACACCGACTAA
- the LOC126796661 gene encoding uncharacterized protein LOC126796661, giving the protein MIVAMDLNALPDDEEETYYEQEYNAPQEHIESGVDILRREREERRKRIKRDRPDDRSVPAYQPPAYESYQAKFSNVDKSRLPSGWLDCPSFGQEICCMIPSKVPLDESYNDCVPPGRRYSFKQVMHQQRVMGRKFGLVIDLTNTTRYYQTTDLKKEGIKHLKIPCKGRDSVPDNPSVNQFVYEVMQFMTRQKHTKKFILVHCTHGHNRTGYMIVHYLMRTSLVSVSQAVKRFADARPPGIYKPDYIDALYSFYHERKPDMVVCPSTPEWKRSSEFDLNGEAVPDDDDDDDDGGPVAPLHENQEAEGVMTNDDILGDEIPRDQQEAMRQFCYQSLKLPPGKRGNAQFPGSHPVSLSRDNLQLLRQRYYYATWKADGTRYMMLITMDGCFLIDRSFNFRRVQMRFPCKHTSDSAEKVHHFTLLDGEMVIDTVPDSQKQERRYLIYDMMAINHVSLIERPFYERWKMLEKEVIEPRNYERHNIYQSRNPYYRYDLEPFRVRRKDFWLLSTVTKLLKEFIPKLSHEADGLIFQGWDDPYIPRTHEGLLKWKYPEMNSVDFLFEVGEDNRQLLFLHEYGKKKLMEGNRVAFRDGSDDSSYSGKIVECSWDSEANVWVCMRVRTDKSTPNDINTYRKVMKSIKDNITEDILLDEIYEIIRLPMYADRIRNESKAAQHHLARRR; this is encoded by the exons ATGATTGTTGCAATGGATTTGAATGCCTTACCTGATGACGAGGAAGAGACTTATTATGAACAAGAATACAATGCCCCGCAAGAACACATAGAATCTGGAGTGGATATATTACGCCGG GAGCGTGAAGAAAGACGTAAGCGAATTAAACGAGACCGTCCAGATGACAGATCAGTGCCTGCATATCAACCCCCTGCATATGAATCATATCAAGCAAAATTTTCCAATGTCGATAAATCAAGGCTTCCTTCTG GTTGGTTGGATTGCCCGTCATTTGGTCAAGAAATATGTTGCATGATACCTTCTAAGGTGCCATTAGATGAATCCTACAATGATTGTGTTCCTCCTGGTAGAAGATACTCTTTTAAACAAGTCATGCACCAGCAAAGAGTTATGGGAAGAAAA TTTGGTTTGGTGATTGATTTGACAAACACTACTCGTTACTATCAAACAACAGATTTGAAGAAAGAGGGTATTAAGCATCTTAAG ATTCCGTGCAAGGGACGGGATTCTGTACCTGACAATCCTTCTGTTAATCAGTTTGTATATGAG GTTATGCAATTCATGACCAGACAGAAACACACCAAGAAGTTTATTCTTGTCCACTGCACTCATGGGCACAACCGCACAGGGTACATGATTGTACATTACCTAATGCGCACATCACTGGTTTCAGTCTCCCAG GCCGTAAAAAGATTTGCTGATGCACGCCCTCCGGGAATTTACAAACCCGACTACATTGATGCATTGTACTCTTTCTATCACGAAAGGAAGCCTGATATGGTTGTATGTCCATCAACTCCTGAATGGAAGAGATCTTCGGAATTCGATCTTAATGGTGAAGCAGTACCAGATGAcgatgacgatgatgatgatggaggTCCAGTTGCTCCTTTGCAT GAGAATCAGGAAGCCGAAGGAGTTATGACGAATGATGATATCTTGGGCGATGAGATACCTCGCGACCAGCAAGAGGCAATGCGGCAGTTCTGCTATCAGTCCCTTAAGCTGCCTCCTGGG AAAAGAGGAAACGCACAATTTCCAGGGTCACACCCAGTTTCTCTCAGCAG GGACAACTTACAGCTGTTGAGGCAACGTTATTATTATGCTACATGGAAAGCTGATGGAACAAGATATATGATGTTAATAACGATGGATGGATGTTTCTTGATTGATAGGAGTTTTAATTTTAGAAGGGTGCAAATGAGGTTCCCCTGCAAACACACTAGTGAT TCAGCTGAGAAGGTTCACCACTTCACGTTATTGGATGGGGAGATGGTAATTGATACTGTGCCAGATTCACAGAAGCAGGAGAGAAGATACCTTATTTATGATATGATGGCGATCAACCATGTTTCTCTCATAGAG CGGCCATTTTATGAGCGGTGGAAGATGCTTGAGAAAGAGGTCATAGAGCCTCGGAATTATGAGCGCCATAATATCTACCAAAGTAGGAATCCTTACTACAGATATGACTTGGAACCATTCAGG GTAAGGAGGAAGGACTTTTGGCTGCTCTCTACAGTTACAAAGCTTCTGAAGGAATTCATTCCAAAGCTTTCACATGAGGCAGATGGTCTTATTTTTCAG GGCTGGGATGATCCATATATTCCGCGTACACATGAAGGACTTCTAAAGTGGAAATATCCTGAAATGAACTCGGTGGATTTTCTATTTGAG GTTGGTGAAGACAATCGGCAACTGCTTTTTCTACACGAGTACGGAAAAAAGAAACTGATGGAAGGAAATAGGGTTGCATTCAGAG ATGGTTCAGACGACTCCTCTTATTCAGGAAAAATTGTGGAGTGTTCTTGGGACTCTGAAGCAAATGTATGGGTCTGTATGCGTGTCAGAACCGATAAATCCACTCCTAATGATATCAATACATACAGAAAG GTTATGAAAAGCATAAAGGATAATATTACGGAGGACATCTTGTTGGACGAGATATATGAGATCATTCGTCTGCCTATGTATGCTGATAGGATACGAAATGAAAGCAAAGCAGCCCAGCATCATTTAGCTCGACGAAGGTGA
- the LOC126799842 gene encoding LOW QUALITY PROTEIN: steroid 5-alpha-reductase DET2 (The sequence of the model RefSeq protein was modified relative to this genomic sequence to represent the inferred CDS: inserted 2 bases in 1 codon) encodes MVSSDQSHQTFNNCLLCLYLIAPPTFISLRFLQAPYGKHNRPGWGPAISPPLAWFLMESPTLWLTLLLFPYRQHSSXLILMIPYLFHYFNRTCIYPLRLYRNTNRKTAPGFPVSLALMAFVFNLLNGYLQSRWVSHYKDYEGDHGWFWLRFCVGLVVFLGGMGVNVWSDRVLVGLKKESGGYKIPRGGWFELVSCPNYFGEIMEWVGWAVMTWSWAGLGFLIYTCANLVPRARANHNWYLDKFGDEYPKSRKAVIPFLY; translated from the exons ATGGTCTCATCAGATCAGAGTCATCAGACCTTCAACAACTGCCTCCTCTGTCTCTACCTCATAGCCCCTCCCACCTTCATCTCCCTCAGATTCCTCCAAGCCCCCTATGGCAAGCACAACCGTCCCGGGTGGGGCCCCGCCATCTCTCCGCCGCTGGCTTGGTTTCTCATGGAATCACCAACCCTCTGGCTCACTCTACTCCTCTTCCCCTACCGCCAACACAGCTC CTTAATTCTAATGATCCCATATCTCTTCCACTATTTCAACCGAACCTGCATCTACCCACTTCGCCTCTACCGGAACACAAACCGGAAAACCGCCCCCGGTTTCCCGGTCAGCTTGGCATTGATGGCATTTGTGTTCAACCTGTTGAATGGCTACTTGCAGTCCAGATGGGTGTCTCACTACAAGGACTATGAGGGCGATCATGGTTGGTTTTGGTTGAGGTTTTGTGTTGGGTTGGTGGTGTTTTTGGGTGGGATGGGTGTGAATGTGTGGTCTGATAGGGTTTTAGTGGGGTTGAAGAAAGAGAGTGGAGGGTATAAGATCCCAAGAGGAGGGTGGTTTGAGTTGGTCAGCTGCCCTAACTACTTTGGGGAGATAATGGAGTGGGTAGGATGGGCAGTGATGACTTGGTCTTGGGCAGGGCTAGGGTTTCTGATATACACGTGTGCTAACTTGGTTCCCAGGGCTCGTGCCAACCATAACTGGTATTTGGACAAGTTTGGGGACGAGTATCCCAAGTCCAGGAAAGCTGTGATTCCCTTCTTGTATTGA
- the LOC126799929 gene encoding LOW QUALITY PROTEIN: uncharacterized protein LOC126799929 (The sequence of the model RefSeq protein was modified relative to this genomic sequence to represent the inferred CDS: substituted 1 base at 1 genomic stop codon): MNFRSLDEFWAFYMSQHSKPSTRRLHFVGTLVSIIFFIFSALFNWWLLIFVPLSGYGFAWYSHFFVEGNIPATFGHPFWSLLCDYXMFGLMLTGNMDREIKRLGKRPVF; this comes from the coding sequence ATGAATTTCAGGAGCTTAGATGAGTTCTGGGCGTTCTACATGAGCCAACACTCGAAACCATCGACAAGGCGTCTGCACTTTGTGGGCACCCTTGTTagtatcatcttcttcatattCTCGGCTCTCTTCAATTGGTGGCTTCTGATCTTTGTGCCTCTTTCTGGGTATGGATTCGCTTGGTACAGCCATTTCTTTGTCGAAGGGAATATTCCGGCGACGTTTGGGCATCCCTTTTGGTCTCTGTTATGTGATTACTAGATGTTTGGATTGATGCTCACTGGGAATATGGACAGAGAGATCAAGAGGCTTGGAAAGAGGCCTGTGTTCTGA